Proteins from a single region of Corylus avellana chromosome ca11, CavTom2PMs-1.0:
- the LOC132165560 gene encoding U11/U12 small nuclear ribonucleoprotein 31 kDa protein, producing MVRNNNSDSDDDETFYYRYPSSSNPAATSTAVTDSKPHRNKPKGGGGGSGGLAPSKSTLYVSNLDYALTNSDLHTLFSTFGKVARVTVLKDRATRISRGVAFIQFVSAADALSASRQMHGKVLNGRTVSASIASDNGRAPEFIRKREYKDKSRCYECGEGGHLSYECPKNQLGPRERPVPKRPRGGAAQVKEVGLDDEDAPAFDDDNWASVVDSGADQRLLTMDETDGDLKKTKKAKKTSYFSDESGDEDE from the coding sequence ATGGTGCGGAACAATAACAGCGACAGCGACGACGACGAAACATTCTATTACCGGTATCCCTCTTCTTCAAATCCTGCCGCCACATCCACCGCCGTAACAGACTCTAAACCCCACAGAAACAAACCCAAAGGCGGCGGAGGAGGATCGGGAGGCCTCGCTCCCTCCAAGTCGACCCTCTACGTGTCGAACCTCGACTACGCGCTCACAAACTCCGATCTACACACGCTCTTCTCCACCTTCGGCAAGGTCGCGCGCGTCACCGTCCTCAAGGACCGCGCCACGCGCATCAGCAGGGGCGTGGCCTTCATCCAGTTCGTCTCCGCCGCCGACGCCCTCTCCGCGTCGCGTCAGATGCACGGGAAGGTCCTCAACGGGCGCACCGTCTCCGCCTCCATCGCCTCCGACAACGGACGAGCCCCGGAGTTCATCCGGAAGCGCGAGTACAAGGACAAGTCCCGGTGCTACGAGTGCGGGGAGGGGGGACACCTGTCCTACGAGTGCCCCAAGAACCAGTTGGGCCCCCGGGAGCGGCCCGTGCCCAAAAGGCCTCGGGGCGGTGCCGCCCAAGTGAAGGAGGTGGGTttagatgatgaagatgctcCGGCGTTTGACGATGATAATTGGGCGTCGGTGGTGGACAGTGGGGCGGACCAACGGTTGTTGACGATGGACGAGACCGATGGGGATCTAAAGAAGACGAAGAAGGCCAAGAAAACGAGCTATTTTAGTGATGAGAGCGGTGATGAGGATGAGTGA
- the LOC132165812 gene encoding uncharacterized protein LOC132165812 has protein sequence MGWNHPDIALEEMVKLTKGFVDILILTSGYQSSGRLAHWDPQNIKKAFQWGLFFENVFSRLSSSDFYQESVEELDAALSEMTSNASFSQGLAHLTSATLTKARGFVLEHFIQTLPLRDSHLRAFLTAVIEMELDELSETEHDCLNAYLNKLTLQNTSLISIPDDRGFRKDLVIQFPSIASINKIEKSIGDDFTKYAVLEILKRCCAVSCISTVETGLSILSNAIRHSSQSDKNLLNEQLKNENAPISSNLLETVQEGLRRRKPQAHSQDQLLSLGKMGWNHPDIALEEMVKLTKGFVDILILTSGYQSSGRLAHWDPQNIKKAFQWGLFFENVFSRLSSSDFYQESVEELDAALSEMTSNASFSQGLAHLTSATLTKARGFVLEHFIQTLPLRDSHLRAFLTAVIEMELDELSETEHDCLNAYLNKLTLQNTSLISIPDDRGFRKDLVIQSPSIASINKIEKSIGDDFTKYAVLEILKRHCAVSCISTVETGLSILSNAIRHSSQSDNNLLNEQLKNENAPMNVELLLEFITWKHWKSRSLSYYLDKRTVRLVSGASLIFSAPKVQWIQVFQGLNISAKSSENDSIEIIELLLLGCIASRWNCLIEHFTSISYYSRTIPEQYNELCNLVLGRSQSLNSINSKESGILDYLTGLLGGQLHELWKMSPVLAAAAIPLWSPLLRLYLSEVETQFKGDFSIMRCCNCTQDMKEHNTCELAERIWCLYIVHVRGSHLLHGATS, from the exons ATGGGCTGGAACCACCCAGACATTGCCTTGGAGGAAATGGTGAAACTGACAAAAGGGTTCGTAGATATACTGATTCTGACATCTGGGTATCAATCCTCTGGTCGTCTTGCCCACTGGGATCCCCAAAACATCAAGAAAGCCTTTCAGTGGGGCCTCTTCTTTGAAAAT GTGTTTAGCCGTTTGAGCAGCTCAGATTTTTACCAGGAGTCAGTGGAGGAACTTGATGCAGCTCTATCTGAAATGACTTCCAATGCTTCTTTCTCTCAG GGTCTTGCACATCTGACTTCTGCTACTCTGACCAAGGCACGAGGATTTGTATTAGAACATTTTATCCAAACTTTACCTTTGAGGGATTCACATCTCAGAGCTTTTCTGACTGCAGTCATTGAGATGGAGCTTGATGAACTATCAGAAACAGAGCATGATTGCCTAAATGCATATCTGAACAAGTTGACTCTGCAGAATACATCACTTATCTCGATTCCAGATGACAGGGGTTTCAGGAAGGATTTAGTTATTCAATTCCCAAGCATTGCTTCAATTAACAAGATTGAAAAATCCATTGGTGATGATTTTACAAAGTATGCCGTTCTAGAGATCTTGAAGAGGTGTTGTGCTGTGTCTTGCATATCAACAGTTGAGACAGGCTTGAGTATTCTCTCAAATGCCATCAGACATAGCAGTCAGTCTGATAAGAATTTACTCAATGAACAACTAAAGAATGAAAATGCTCCAAT TAGCTCCAACCTGCTGGAGACTGTTCAGGAGGGACTTAGACGGCGGAAACCACAAGCGCACTCTCAAGACCAGC TATTATCACTGGGAAAGATGGGCTGGAACCACCCAGACATTGCCTTGGAGGAAATGGTGAAACTGACAAAAGGGTTCGTAGATATACTGATTCTGACATCTGGGTATCAATCCTCTGGTCGTCTTGCCCACTGGGATCCCCAAAACATCAAGAAAGCCTTTCAGTGGGGCCTCTTCTTTGAAAAT GTGTTTAGCCGTTTGAGCAGCTCAGATTTTTACCAGGAGTCAGTGGAGGAACTTGATGCAGCTCTATCTGAAATGACTTCCAATGCTTCTTTCTCTCAG GGTCTTGCACATCTGACTTCTGCTACTCTGACCAAGGCACGAGGATTTGTATTAGAACATTTTATCCAAACTTTACCTTTGAGGGATTCACATCTCAGAGCTTTTCTGACTGCAGTCATTGAGATGGAGCTTGATGAACTATCAGAAACAGAGCATGATTGCCTAAATGCATATCTGAACAAGTTGACTCTGCAGAATACATCACTTATCTCGATTCCAGATGACAGGGGTTTCAGGAAGGATTTAGTTATTCAATCCCCAAGCATTGCTTCAATTAACAAGATTGAAAAATCCATTGGTGATGATTTTACAAAGTATGCCGTTCTAGAGATCTTGAAGAGGCATTGTGCAGTGTCTTGCATATCAACAGTTGAGACAGGCTTGAGTATTCTCTCAAATGCCATCAGACATAGCAGTCAGTCTGATAATAATTTACTCAATGAACAACTAAAGAATGAAAATGCTCCAAT GAATGTAGAACTGTTGCTGGAGTTTATCACCTGGAAACACTGGAAATCAAGGAGTCTCTCATATTATCTTGATAAGAGAACTGTTAGATTAGTCTCAGGTGCTAGCTTGATATTTTCTGCTCCTAAGGTTCAGTGGATACAAGTTTTTCAAGGGCTAAATATTTCAGCCAAAAGCAGTGAGAATGATTCTATTGAAATAATT GAGCTCTTGTTACTTGGATGCATTGCAAGCAGATGGAATTGTCTAATTGAACATTTCACATCTATTTCTTATTATTCCCGTACTATCCCAGAGCAATATAATGAGTTGTGCAACTTGGTTTTGGGAAGATCTCAAAGCCTTAATTCGATTAATTCAAAG GAAAGTGGCATTCTTGACTATCTGACTGGACTGCTGGGTGGTCAACTTCATGAATTATGGAAAATGTCCCCTGTCCTTGCAGCAGCTGCAATTCCACTCTG GTCTCCCTTGTTAAGATTGTACTTGAGCGAAGTGGAGACTCAATTCAAAGGAGATTTTTCGATAATGAG ATGCTGCAATTGTACTCAAGATATGAAGGAACACAACACCT GTGAACTTGCTGAGAGAATTTGGTGCCTCTACATCGTTCATGTTCGGGGCTCTCATCTATTGCATGGTGCCACTAGCTAG